The following coding sequences lie in one Phaenicophaeus curvirostris isolate KB17595 chromosome 5, BPBGC_Pcur_1.0, whole genome shotgun sequence genomic window:
- the TNNI2 gene encoding troponin I, fast skeletal muscle, producing the protein MLQLAATEIEKEAAAKEVEKQNYLAEHCPPLSLPGSMQELQELCKKLHAKIESVDEERYDTEVKLQKTNKELEDLSQKLFDLRGKFKRPPLRRVRMSADAMLRALLGSKHKVCMDLRANLKQVKKEDTEKEKDLRDVGDWRKNIEEKSGMEGRKKMFEAGES; encoded by the exons ATGCTCCAGCTTGCTGCcactgaaatagaaaaagaagcgGCTGCTAAAGAAGTGGAAAAGCAAAACTACCTGGCAGAGCACTGCCCTCCTCTGTCACTCCCAGGATCCATGCAGGAACTTCAG GAATTGTGCAAAAAGCTTCATGCCAAGATAGAGTCAGTGGATGAGGAGAGGTATGACACAGAGGTGAAGCTACAGAAGACTAACAAGGAG CTGGAAGACCTGAGCCAGAAGCTCTTTGACCTGCGGGGCAAGTTCAAGAGGCCTCCTCTGCGCAGGGTGCGCATGTCTGCTGATGCGATGCTGCGGGCCCTGCTGGGCTCCAAGCACAAGGTCTGCATGGACCTCCGAGCCAACCTGAAGCAAGTCAAGAAGGAGGACACTGAGAAG GAGAAGGACCTCCGCGATGTTGGTGACTGGAGGAAGAACATTGAGGAGAAGTCCGGCatggagggcaggaagaagATGTTTGAGGCTGGCGAGTCCTAA